One genomic segment of Bacteroides caccae includes these proteins:
- a CDS encoding DUF4401 domain-containing protein, translating to MAQKNNLTIQVVSIIGGILTAIFFLGFLVVASIIRTETSSLIIGCLFIITTLTISRRLTVPFLDAMNITLYIAGCALIAYGLNKSTNALFIALAITGIFTFFLSKGFILPFLSVILFIISFLGELAYLSSSIQLLQIAVVPVLAVFLFTNLYERDILTGLKENLVSKYTPFHSGLFVSCICLLAGLSVNYGIPAPYWLLSIFIWIGILLIIQRIMPVMEVTNPVSQIGICILCILICLPTMFAPYLSGSLLLILICFHYGYKAECAAALLLFIYAVSKYYYDLNLSLLVKSITLFFTGIIFMIAWYYFTQKRTKHEKTESDTDYH from the coding sequence ATGGCACAGAAGAATAACCTGACAATCCAAGTAGTATCAATTATCGGAGGAATCCTGACTGCTATCTTCTTTTTGGGATTTCTGGTAGTTGCCTCGATTATCCGCACTGAAACATCCAGTCTGATAATCGGATGTTTATTCATCATTACTACCCTGACAATAAGTCGCCGGCTCACAGTTCCTTTTCTGGATGCAATGAATATCACTCTGTACATCGCCGGATGTGCACTGATTGCTTATGGACTAAACAAAAGTACAAATGCTCTCTTTATTGCACTTGCGATAACCGGCATTTTCACTTTCTTCTTATCGAAAGGTTTCATCTTACCTTTCCTTTCTGTCATTCTATTTATTATTTCTTTTCTCGGAGAGTTAGCTTATTTATCTTCGTCAATACAACTTTTGCAAATAGCAGTAGTCCCGGTTTTAGCAGTTTTCCTGTTCACCAATCTATACGAAAGGGATATCCTGACCGGATTAAAGGAAAACTTAGTTTCCAAATACACACCTTTCCATTCCGGCTTATTCGTTTCCTGTATCTGCTTATTAGCCGGATTGTCTGTTAATTATGGAATACCCGCACCCTATTGGTTACTATCTATCTTTATCTGGATCGGGATTCTTCTTATTATTCAACGTATCATGCCGGTAATGGAAGTAACGAACCCAGTAAGTCAGATCGGAATATGCATTCTCTGTATCCTTATCTGCCTGCCGACAATGTTCGCCCCATATCTGTCGGGTAGTCTCTTACTGATACTGATATGTTTTCATTATGGCTATAAAGCAGAATGTGCCGCCGCACTCCTACTCTTTATCTATGCCGTTTCCAAATACTACTATGATTTGAACCTAAGCCTGCTTGTGAAGTCAATCACGCTTTTCTTCACAGGAATCATATTCATGATCGCTTGGTATTATTTCACTCAAAAAAGAACGAAACATGAAAAAACAGAGTCGGATACTGATTATCACTAA
- a CDS encoding thiamine pyrophosphate-dependent enzyme, whose protein sequence is MAKKIAEQLIDTLAESGVERIYAVTGDSLNEVNEAVRKNNKIKWIHVRHEETGAYAAAAEAQLTGRPGCCAGSSGPGHVHLINGLYDAQRSGAPVIAIASTIPSREFGTEYFQETNTIKLFNDCSYYNEVATTPKQFPRMLQSAIQTAITRKGVAVVGLPGDLAKASAVSVDSSVRNYFTRPEVCPSEEDLILLADLLNSHERITLFCGIGCRGAHEEVIALSEKLNAPVAYTFKGKMEVQYENPYEVGMTGLLGMPSGYYSMHEAEVLLMLGTDFPYSAFLPDDIKIAQIDIKPERLGRRAKVDIGLCGDVKMTIQALLRMLTPKTDDTFLLKQLKRYEEVKKDLAAYTKDKGEVNKIHPEYVMSEIDKLSSDDAVFTVDTGMTCVWGARYLQATGNRHMLGSFNHGSMANALPQAIGAALAYPERQVVALCGDGGLSMTLGDLATVVQYKLPIKIIVFNNRSLGMVKLEMEVDGLPDWQTNMLNPDFAQVAEAMGITGFNVSDPEEVLTTLYNAFEMDGPVLVNIMTDPNALAMPPKIEFGQMVGFAQSMYKLLINGRSQEVIDTINSNYKHIREVF, encoded by the coding sequence ATGGCAAAGAAAATAGCAGAACAACTAATAGACACTCTGGCAGAATCGGGAGTGGAACGTATTTACGCCGTGACAGGCGATAGTCTGAATGAAGTAAACGAAGCTGTCAGGAAGAATAATAAAATAAAATGGATACACGTGCGGCACGAAGAAACGGGAGCGTATGCCGCCGCAGCAGAAGCGCAACTGACAGGACGTCCGGGATGTTGTGCCGGTAGCAGCGGTCCGGGACACGTGCATCTTATCAACGGTTTGTATGACGCACAACGGTCGGGTGCACCGGTGATAGCTATTGCCTCCACTATCCCAAGCAGAGAATTCGGTACTGAATATTTTCAGGAGACCAATACAATCAAGCTTTTCAATGATTGCAGTTATTATAATGAAGTAGCCACTACTCCCAAGCAATTTCCGCGTATGCTCCAGTCGGCCATTCAGACAGCTATTACTCGTAAAGGAGTAGCCGTAGTCGGCTTACCGGGAGATCTGGCAAAGGCATCGGCCGTTTCTGTCGATTCGTCAGTCCGGAACTATTTCACCCGGCCGGAAGTCTGTCCTTCGGAAGAGGACCTTATACTGTTGGCCGATTTATTGAACAGTCATGAACGTATCACCTTATTCTGTGGCATCGGTTGCCGTGGGGCGCACGAAGAAGTGATTGCCCTTTCCGAGAAACTGAATGCCCCGGTAGCATATACTTTTAAAGGAAAAATGGAAGTGCAATACGAAAATCCGTACGAGGTAGGAATGACCGGATTATTGGGAATGCCTTCAGGATATTACAGTATGCACGAAGCGGAAGTACTTCTCATGCTCGGCACGGATTTTCCTTACTCTGCTTTCCTGCCCGATGATATCAAAATAGCCCAGATAGATATAAAGCCCGAACGCCTGGGACGCCGCGCCAAAGTAGACATCGGACTTTGTGGAGATGTGAAAATGACTATTCAGGCATTATTACGTATGCTGACCCCGAAAACAGATGATACTTTCCTGTTGAAACAGCTCAAAAGATACGAAGAGGTAAAGAAAGATTTAGCTGCCTACACGAAAGATAAAGGAGAAGTGAATAAGATTCATCCCGAATACGTGATGTCGGAGATTGACAAACTTTCTTCAGATGACGCTGTATTTACAGTAGATACGGGGATGACTTGCGTATGGGGAGCGCGGTATCTGCAAGCGACAGGTAATCGCCACATGCTGGGTTCTTTCAATCACGGTTCTATGGCAAATGCTTTGCCGCAGGCTATTGGTGCTGCCTTGGCTTACCCCGAACGCCAGGTAGTCGCATTATGCGGTGACGGAGGTTTGTCTATGACTTTAGGAGATCTGGCAACGGTGGTTCAGTACAAACTGCCGATTAAAATTATCGTATTCAACAATCGTTCGCTGGGAATGGTGAAACTGGAAATGGAAGTTGACGGGCTACCGGACTGGCAGACAAATATGTTGAATCCCGACTTCGCTCAAGTAGCGGAAGCGATGGGAATAACAGGTTTCAATGTCAGTGACCCGGAGGAGGTATTAACGACCCTATACAATGCCTTTGAAATGGACGGTCCGGTACTTGTTAATATTATGACCGACCCGAACGCACTCGCCATGCCTCCCAAAATTGAGTTCGGACAAATGGTAGGCTTTGCCCAGTCGATGTATAAGTTATTAATCAACGGGCGTTCGCAAGAAGTTATTGACACAATCAATTCTAACTATAAACATATACGGGAGGTATTTTAG
- a CDS encoding DUF2157 domain-containing protein gives MEKSDFSPLPRQALYANKRQWNQFLSIFLLAAGIGFTVTGIIFFFAYNWDELPKFAKLGMVEVLLATSVLLAVFTRWSTLVKQVLLTGATFLTGTLFAVFGQIYQTGADAYHLFLGWTLFTFLWAVAIRFAPLWLTFIGLLSITIWLYVIQIVPGHSWTSALLTSAVTWICATSTIVAERMNIKGQLNKRNHWLISFLSLATIIHTSYLTMAAICEDNTILSVPLASTILLFSVGLWFGRKQKNLYYLATIPFATLMILLTTFISHSNLKNVNLFLFAGIIVITGTTLIIYFILHLKRQWYGTEE, from the coding sequence ATGGAAAAGTCAGACTTTTCACCTTTGCCCCGGCAAGCTCTCTATGCAAATAAAAGACAATGGAATCAATTTCTTTCCATTTTCTTGTTAGCGGCAGGCATTGGTTTTACAGTAACAGGCATTATCTTCTTCTTTGCCTACAATTGGGATGAACTCCCCAAATTCGCCAAACTGGGAATGGTAGAAGTTTTACTGGCAACCTCTGTCCTGCTCGCCGTATTCACCCGGTGGAGTACGCTCGTCAAACAGGTTCTCCTTACCGGAGCAACCTTTCTGACAGGTACGCTTTTTGCCGTATTCGGGCAAATCTATCAGACCGGAGCCGATGCATACCACCTATTCCTCGGGTGGACACTTTTTACCTTTCTTTGGGCAGTAGCTATCCGTTTCGCCCCGTTGTGGCTGACATTTATCGGACTACTCAGTATAACAATATGGCTGTATGTAATACAAATAGTACCCGGTCATTCGTGGACCAGCGCTTTGCTCACCAGCGCAGTAACCTGGATATGCGCCACATCAACGATCGTTGCGGAGCGAATGAACATAAAAGGGCAGTTGAATAAACGAAACCATTGGCTGATCAGCTTCCTGTCGTTGGCTACAATTATACATACCAGTTATCTTACAATGGCAGCTATCTGTGAAGATAATACCATTCTATCCGTCCCGTTAGCAAGTACCATTCTTTTGTTTTCGGTAGGATTGTGGTTCGGCCGGAAACAAAAGAATCTGTATTATCTCGCTACCATTCCTTTTGCAACTCTAATGATCCTGCTGACTACCTTTATATCACACAGTAATCTCAAAAATGTCAATCTGTTTCTCTTTGCAGGAATTATCGTTATCACAGGAACGACCTTGATTATATATTTTATTCTCCACCTAAAAAGGCAATGGTATGGCACAGAAGAATAA
- a CDS encoding threonine aldolase family protein: MRSFASDNNSGVHPLVMAALNRANTDHALGYGDDKWTEEAVAKIKETFTQDCVPLFVFNGTGSNVVALQLMTRPYHSIFCAETAHIYVDECGSPVKMTGCQIRPIATPDGKLTPELMQPYLHGFGDQHHSQPRALYISQCTEMGTIYTPEELKRLTDFAHLNGMYVHMDGARIANACAALRLSFKALTVDCGVDVLSFGGTKNGLMMGECVIVFNKDLQKEARFVRKQSAQLASKMRYLSCQFTAYLTDELWLKNATHANVMAAKLYKELKKLPEVTFTQKVESNQLFLTMPRPIIDRMLESYFFYFWNEDKDEIRLVTSFDTTEEDVDEFIRLLKR, translated from the coding sequence ATGAGAAGTTTTGCCTCTGATAATAATTCCGGTGTGCATCCATTGGTAATGGCAGCGTTGAACCGGGCAAACACAGACCATGCATTAGGCTATGGAGACGATAAATGGACGGAAGAAGCCGTTGCAAAAATAAAAGAGACTTTTACACAAGACTGTGTGCCGTTGTTTGTATTCAACGGAACGGGTAGCAATGTGGTGGCGTTGCAGTTAATGACGCGTCCGTATCATTCTATTTTCTGTGCCGAAACAGCCCATATTTATGTTGACGAATGCGGCTCTCCCGTGAAGATGACAGGTTGTCAGATTCGTCCGATTGCTACTCCCGATGGTAAACTGACTCCCGAGCTGATGCAACCTTACTTGCATGGTTTCGGTGACCAGCATCATTCTCAACCGAGAGCCCTCTACATCTCCCAATGTACGGAAATGGGAACTATCTATACGCCCGAGGAACTGAAACGTCTGACGGACTTTGCTCATTTGAACGGTATGTATGTCCACATGGACGGAGCTAGAATTGCCAATGCCTGTGCCGCCCTCCGGCTTTCTTTTAAGGCGCTGACTGTGGATTGCGGAGTGGATGTCCTTAGTTTCGGCGGAACGAAGAACGGACTGATGATGGGGGAGTGTGTTATTGTATTCAATAAGGACTTGCAGAAAGAAGCCCGTTTTGTCCGTAAGCAGTCTGCCCAACTGGCTTCGAAGATGCGCTATCTCTCTTGCCAGTTCACCGCTTATCTGACGGATGAACTTTGGTTGAAGAATGCCACGCATGCCAACGTAATGGCAGCTAAACTTTACAAAGAGTTAAAGAAACTCCCGGAAGTAACTTTTACTCAAAAGGTAGAAAGTAACCAGTTGTTCCTTACAATGCCCCGTCCTATTATTGATAGAATGTTGGAATCTTATTTCTTTTATTTTTGGAATGAAGATAAGGATGAAATTCGTCTGGTAACTTCTTTTGATACAACGGAAGAAGATGTTGATGAATTCATTCGACTTTTAAAACGTTAA
- a CDS encoding BamA/TamA family outer membrane protein, with protein MNTRQNKLILFALLLLTQTFISAQTHSTKIELPEDSISVAAVNDSVPAKRSFFKKFLDYFNDANKEKKNKKFDFSVIGGPHYSSDTKFGLGLVAAGLYRTDSADTILPPSNVSLYGDVSTVGFYLLGVRGNHLFPQDKYRLNYNLYFYSFPSLYWGRGYDNGANSDNESDYKRFQAQVKVDFMFRMAKNFYIGPMAVFDYIDGRDLEKPELWEGMAARTTNTSLGLSLLYDSRDFLTNAYRGYYLRIDQRFSPAFFGNKYAFSSTELTTSYYHPIWKGGILAGQFHTLLTYGDTPWGLMATLGNSYSMRGYYEGRYRDKCAMDAQIELRQHVWKRNGVAVWAGAGTIFPEFSAFTPKHILPNYGFGYRWEFKKRVNVRLDLGFGKHQTGFIFNINEAF; from the coding sequence ATGAATACTAGACAGAACAAGCTAATCTTATTCGCACTATTATTATTGACACAAACCTTTATTAGTGCGCAGACGCATTCTACTAAAATAGAACTGCCGGAAGACTCTATATCTGTTGCGGCCGTTAACGATTCTGTTCCGGCAAAGCGCAGCTTCTTCAAGAAATTCCTTGACTACTTCAATGATGCCAACAAGGAGAAAAAGAATAAAAAGTTTGATTTCAGTGTGATAGGTGGTCCTCACTACTCCAGTGATACCAAGTTTGGGCTCGGGCTGGTGGCGGCAGGCTTGTATCGTACCGATTCTGCTGATACGATTCTTCCTCCCTCAAATGTTTCTCTTTATGGAGATGTGTCGACTGTCGGCTTCTATTTGTTGGGAGTTCGTGGAAATCATTTGTTTCCGCAGGATAAATATCGGTTGAATTATAACCTTTATTTTTATTCTTTTCCCAGCCTTTATTGGGGGAGAGGATACGACAATGGGGCAAACTCCGATAACGAAAGTGACTATAAACGTTTTCAGGCACAGGTAAAAGTCGATTTTATGTTCCGAATGGCAAAGAACTTTTATATCGGTCCAATGGCCGTATTCGACTATATTGACGGACGGGATTTAGAAAAACCGGAGCTTTGGGAAGGAATGGCGGCACGGACAACGAATACGAGTCTCGGCCTTTCCCTTCTTTATGATTCACGTGATTTCCTGACCAATGCTTATCGTGGATATTATCTGAGGATAGACCAACGGTTCAGCCCCGCCTTCTTTGGTAATAAATATGCTTTCAGCAGTACGGAACTGACCACCAGTTATTATCACCCTATATGGAAGGGAGGGATATTGGCCGGACAGTTTCACACTCTGCTGACTTATGGAGATACCCCTTGGGGATTAATGGCAACATTGGGAAATTCTTATTCGATGCGCGGATATTATGAAGGACGTTATCGTGACAAGTGTGCTATGGATGCACAAATAGAACTTCGCCAGCATGTCTGGAAGCGAAATGGGGTAGCTGTATGGGCAGGGGCAGGAACAATCTTCCCGGAATTTTCTGCGTTTACTCCGAAACATATTCTTCCTAATTATGGTTTTGGTTATCGTTGGGAATTTAAAAAGAGAGTAAATGTACGTTTGGATTTAGGTTTTGGTAAACACCAGACCGGATTTATTTTTAATATAAATGAAGCTTTTTAA
- a CDS encoding winged helix-turn-helix domain-containing protein, translated as MDRNEIGLNAGKVWQLLSNNEKWGYGTLKRKSGLKDKELGAALGWLSRENKIEFDQCDEELYVYLCVNVYIG; from the coding sequence ATGGACAGAAATGAAATCGGTTTGAATGCCGGTAAAGTTTGGCAGCTGCTTAGCAATAATGAGAAATGGGGCTACGGAACTCTGAAAAGGAAATCCGGGCTGAAAGATAAAGAGCTGGGTGCCGCTTTAGGCTGGTTATCAAGAGAGAATAAGATAGAGTTTGACCAATGTGATGAAGAACTCTATGTATATCTCTGTGTAAATGTTTACATCGGCTAA